The Polymorphobacter megasporae genome window below encodes:
- a CDS encoding Lrp/AsnC family transcriptional regulator, with amino-acid sequence MHRSRLQLDMIDRIILSHLQSEGRITNVDLAERAGLTAPPCLRRVRALEEAGVIRGYHADLDPESMGYGITVFAMVSLKSQAEDELRAFEEHVATLPQVRECHMLNGEIDFILKVVAHDLQEFQRFLTRELTAAPNVDHVRTSLTIRTSKVLPGVPVDA; translated from the coding sequence ATGCACCGCTCACGCCTTCAGCTCGATATGATCGACCGGATCATTCTTAGTCACCTGCAGAGCGAAGGGCGGATCACCAATGTCGACCTTGCCGAACGCGCCGGGCTGACCGCGCCGCCATGTCTCAGGCGCGTCCGCGCGCTGGAGGAAGCCGGAGTGATCCGTGGCTACCATGCAGACCTCGATCCCGAATCGATGGGTTACGGCATTACCGTTTTTGCCATGGTCAGCCTCAAGAGCCAGGCCGAGGACGAGTTGCGCGCGTTCGAGGAACATGTCGCGACGCTGCCGCAGGTCCGCGAATGCCACATGCTCAATGGCGAAATCGATTTTATCCTGAAGGTGGTGGCGCACGACCTGCAGGAGTTTCAGCGGTTTCTGACGCGTGAGCTGACCGCTGCACCGAATGTCGACCATGTGCGGACGTCGCTGACGATCCGGACGTCGAAGGTGCTGCCGGGAGTTCCGGTGGACGCCTGA
- the trxB gene encoding thioredoxin-disulfide reductase has translation MPDIVTRLLVIGSGPAGYTAAVYAARAALDPVLVEGLQPGGQLTITTDVENWPGDTSVLGPDLMVRMAEQAKHVGATIKSDIITAVDLSRHPYVATGDSGTRYVADTIVIATGAQARWLGLESETRFRGFGVSACATCDGFFFRGKIVAVVGGGNTAVEEAMFLTNFASKVYLIHRRDTLRADKTNQSRLFANPKIEMIWNAEVGAVEGTDVPLGVTGIDLLDATTGMVRSLAVDGLFIAIGHVPATALFAGKLDMDDEGYLITAPDSTATSVPGVFAAGDVKDKVYRQAVTAAGMGCMAALEAERYLAHHHAAEPVRVVVNA, from the coding sequence TTGCCTGACATCGTTACCCGCCTGCTCGTGATTGGCTCAGGCCCGGCAGGTTACACCGCCGCGGTTTATGCGGCGCGGGCCGCGCTCGACCCGGTCCTCGTCGAGGGGTTGCAGCCCGGCGGGCAGCTGACGATCACCACCGATGTGGAGAACTGGCCGGGCGATACGAGCGTCCTTGGCCCCGACCTGATGGTGCGGATGGCGGAGCAGGCAAAGCACGTCGGCGCGACGATCAAGAGCGACATCATCACCGCGGTCGACCTGTCGCGGCACCCCTATGTCGCGACGGGCGATTCGGGCACGCGCTATGTCGCCGACACGATCGTCATCGCCACCGGAGCGCAGGCGCGCTGGCTCGGACTCGAGTCAGAGACCCGGTTTCGCGGCTTCGGCGTATCGGCATGCGCGACGTGCGATGGCTTTTTCTTTCGCGGCAAAATCGTTGCGGTCGTCGGCGGCGGCAACACCGCGGTCGAGGAAGCGATGTTCCTGACCAACTTCGCGAGCAAGGTCTACCTCATCCACCGCCGCGACACCCTCCGCGCCGACAAGACCAACCAGTCGCGGCTGTTCGCCAATCCCAAGATCGAGATGATCTGGAATGCCGAGGTCGGCGCGGTCGAGGGGACCGACGTGCCGCTCGGCGTCACCGGCATCGACCTGCTCGATGCGACGACCGGCATGGTTCGGTCGCTCGCGGTCGACGGTCTGTTCATCGCGATCGGCCACGTTCCCGCGACGGCGCTGTTCGCCGGCAAGCTCGACATGGACGACGAGGGGTATCTGATCACGGCCCCGGACTCGACCGCGACCTCGGTCCCGGGTGTGTTCGCGGCAGGTGACGTCAAGGACAAGGTCTATCGCCAGGCGGTGACGGCAGCGGGGATGGGCTGCATGGCGGCGCTCGAGGCCGAGCGCTACCTCGCACACCACCACGCCGCCGAGCCGGTGCGCGTGGTCGTCAACGCCTGA
- a CDS encoding MucR family transcriptional regulator: MDSTVGNTELLSLTADIVSSHVSNNSVAVSDLPGLISNVYASLAGLGTAAVPEKAKQEPAVSVRSSIKPDYIVCLEDGKKLKMLKRHLMTSYGMTPDAYRAKWSLPADYPMVAPNYAERRRNLAIRIGLGNKRTAVEAPAPAPEPKTRGRRKLAVAAPKD; this comes from the coding sequence ATGGACAGCACCGTGGGTAATACCGAACTGCTTTCGCTAACGGCGGATATCGTCAGTTCGCATGTGTCCAACAACTCGGTCGCGGTCTCCGACCTCCCGGGTTTGATCAGCAATGTTTACGCTTCGCTTGCCGGGCTTGGCACCGCCGCGGTCCCCGAGAAGGCCAAGCAGGAGCCTGCGGTCTCGGTGCGGTCGTCGATCAAGCCCGATTATATCGTCTGCCTCGAAGACGGTAAGAAATTGAAAATGCTCAAGCGTCACCTGATGACCAGCTACGGCATGACCCCCGACGCGTATCGCGCCAAGTGGTCGCTGCCAGCCGATTACCCGATGGTCGCGCCGAATTACGCCGAGCGCCGCCGCAACCTCGCCATCCGCATCGGACTCGGCAACAAGCGCACCGCCGTCGAAGCCCCCGCCCCCGCGCCCGAGCCGAAGACCCGCGGTCGTCGCAAGCTCGCGGTTGCTGCGCCCAAAGACTAA
- a CDS encoding DoxX family protein, translating into MTDTRRETVRRILRFLLAAIYFVAGVVHLRSPAPFLAITPEWVPYPQTVIAFTGLCEIAGAIGLLTARFRWWAGVMLAAYAVCVFPANIRHAIDNIAVGGKTLGLWYHVPRLLFQPVIVWWALFAGNVIDWPWRRRRA; encoded by the coding sequence GTGACCGACACGCGACGGGAGACTGTCCGGCGGATTCTGCGCTTCCTGCTGGCGGCGATTTATTTCGTCGCCGGCGTCGTGCATCTGCGGTCGCCGGCCCCGTTTCTTGCGATCACCCCTGAATGGGTGCCGTACCCCCAAACCGTCATCGCCTTCACCGGGTTATGCGAGATCGCCGGGGCGATCGGGTTGTTGACGGCGCGATTCCGCTGGTGGGCGGGCGTTATGCTTGCTGCTTATGCTGTCTGCGTATTCCCGGCGAATATCCGGCACGCGATCGACAATATCGCGGTTGGCGGCAAGACACTCGGATTGTGGTATCACGTGCCGCGGCTGTTGTTCCAGCCGGTCATCGTTTGGTGGGCTTTGTTCGCCGGTAACGTGATCGACTGGCCGTGGCGCCGGCGGCGGGCTTGA
- a CDS encoding GMC family oxidoreductase — protein MNNPDQRAGANDDVDAVIIGSGAGGAPLAARLAGAGLKVVVLEAGRAWSPQSDFATDEAAQAPLFWNDERLSAGNDPIAFGRNNSGIGVGGSTLHYTAYVPRAHPDDFRLNSTQGAGVDWPIGYDDLAPYYDEVEAFIGVSGPSIYPWGPPRHYPLGPLALNGAAQLMQRGCEALGIRTSPAPNAAVSQAWHQPGYGMRPACINRGFCQAGCSTGAKASMDVTYLPLAVAAGAEIRSGAFATKIETDRTGRISGVVYIKDGVEQRQPTTNLFLCAGAIESPRLLLMNNLGNASGQVGRNFMAHTGVQVWGTFDETVRPYKGIPGSLISEDTHRPADADFVGGYLLQSIGVMPVTYASQVARGRGLWGSALAEHMARYNHVAGINILGDCLPSPRNFVELSDELDGRGLPKPRIHFTQGPNEIAMTAHAEALMRRIWEAAGARDIWAFQRNAHIIGTCRMGTDLATSVVDPDGASHDVPGLHIADNSVFPSALGVNPALTIMAVSLRIADRFLARRSQA, from the coding sequence ATGAATAATCCTGACCAGCGCGCCGGCGCCAATGACGACGTCGACGCGGTCATCATCGGCTCGGGCGCGGGCGGGGCTCCGCTCGCTGCGCGACTGGCCGGGGCAGGGCTCAAGGTCGTCGTCCTCGAAGCCGGGCGTGCATGGTCGCCGCAGTCCGACTTCGCCACCGACGAAGCGGCACAGGCCCCGTTGTTCTGGAATGACGAGCGGCTGTCGGCAGGCAACGACCCGATCGCCTTCGGGCGCAATAACTCGGGAATTGGGGTCGGCGGATCGACCCTCCATTACACCGCCTACGTTCCGCGCGCGCATCCTGACGATTTCCGGCTGAATTCGACGCAGGGGGCAGGGGTCGACTGGCCGATCGGCTATGACGATCTCGCGCCGTATTACGACGAGGTCGAGGCGTTCATCGGTGTGTCGGGGCCGTCGATCTATCCGTGGGGACCGCCGCGCCACTATCCGCTCGGCCCGCTCGCGCTAAACGGTGCAGCGCAATTGATGCAACGCGGCTGCGAAGCGCTCGGCATCCGCACGTCACCCGCCCCTAATGCGGCGGTGTCGCAGGCGTGGCACCAGCCGGGCTACGGCATGCGCCCCGCGTGCATCAATCGCGGCTTCTGCCAGGCGGGGTGCTCGACCGGGGCCAAGGCAAGCATGGACGTGACGTATCTCCCGCTCGCGGTCGCCGCCGGAGCCGAGATTCGCAGCGGCGCGTTCGCCACAAAGATCGAGACCGATCGCACCGGGCGCATCTCGGGGGTCGTCTATATCAAGGACGGTGTCGAGCAACGCCAGCCGACCACGAACCTGTTCCTTTGCGCCGGGGCGATCGAGTCGCCGCGGCTGTTGCTGATGAACAACCTCGGCAATGCCAGCGGGCAGGTCGGGCGCAACTTCATGGCGCATACCGGCGTCCAGGTCTGGGGGACGTTCGACGAGACGGTGCGCCCGTACAAAGGCATCCCTGGATCGCTGATCTCTGAGGATACCCACCGCCCCGCCGACGCGGATTTCGTCGGCGGCTATCTGCTTCAGTCGATCGGGGTGATGCCGGTGACGTACGCGAGCCAGGTTGCGCGTGGTCGCGGGCTGTGGGGAAGTGCGCTCGCCGAGCATATGGCGCGGTACAACCATGTCGCGGGGATCAACATTCTCGGCGATTGCCTGCCGAGCCCGCGTAACTTCGTCGAGCTGTCGGACGAACTCGATGGACGCGGGCTGCCCAAGCCGCGCATCCACTTCACCCAGGGGCCGAACGAGATCGCGATGACCGCGCACGCCGAAGCGCTGATGCGGCGCATTTGGGAAGCCGCCGGCGCGCGCGATATCTGGGCGTTCCAGCGCAACGCCCACATCATCGGCACCTGCCGGATGGGGACCGACCTCGCGACGTCGGTGGTCGATCCCGATGGGGCGAGCCACGACGTGCCCGGACTCCACATCGCCGATAATTCGGTCTTTCCGAGCGCGCTCGGGGTCAATCCGGCGCTAACGATCATGGCGGTATCGCTCCGGATCGCTGATCGCTTCCTCGCCCGCAGGAGCCAGGCATGA
- a CDS encoding lysylphosphatidylglycerol synthase domain-containing protein encodes MVGGSNPSGPTGAAAALIADFDACDTQRAGGRGFLWRHAIAPAAGLLIAALAVFALGRLSREITLDAVLAAMAATGPATLGLAAVLTIISYLILTGYDWLALDHLGYRLPLSTVATAAFTSFTISHTLGMTALTGGSVRYRLYSRVGVAPLDVILIVALCGWTFWLGLVLAAGIGLTLDPAIAATVDVLPKGLNRWAGILLLASATGYVVFAACYRRELKLFGLRMRLPGWRSTAAQLVVGGLDLVAAAGALYVLLPNVGLPPFSGVVVIYALAMIAGALSHAPGGLGVFETVVVVMLPHMPKEDVLAALFMFRVMYTLIPFFVGLALLARTELVALSRRRAAAAGHADAALSRGGEAPGR; translated from the coding sequence TTGGTTGGGGGTTCGAATCCCTCCGGGCCCACCGGTGCCGCCGCGGCGCTGATCGCCGACTTCGACGCGTGCGACACGCAGCGGGCGGGCGGGCGCGGGTTTCTCTGGCGCCACGCGATCGCACCGGCAGCGGGGCTACTGATCGCAGCGCTGGCGGTATTCGCGCTCGGCCGACTATCGCGCGAAATCACCCTCGATGCGGTCCTTGCGGCGATGGCGGCGACCGGCCCCGCGACGCTCGGACTGGCGGCGGTGCTGACGATCATCAGCTATCTGATCCTGACAGGCTACGACTGGCTCGCGCTCGATCATCTCGGCTACCGCCTGCCGCTGTCGACGGTAGCGACCGCTGCGTTCACCAGCTTCACGATCAGCCACACGCTCGGCATGACCGCGCTGACCGGCGGATCGGTTCGCTATCGGCTATATTCGCGGGTCGGTGTCGCGCCACTTGATGTCATCCTGATCGTCGCCTTGTGCGGCTGGACCTTCTGGCTCGGGCTGGTCCTCGCCGCCGGGATCGGCCTGACCCTGGATCCCGCGATCGCCGCGACGGTCGACGTCCTTCCCAAGGGGCTCAACCGCTGGGCGGGCATCCTGCTGCTGGCGAGTGCGACCGGCTATGTCGTGTTCGCGGCGTGCTACCGCCGCGAACTCAAGCTGTTCGGCCTGCGGATGCGGTTGCCCGGATGGCGGTCGACCGCGGCGCAGCTCGTCGTCGGCGGGCTCGATCTCGTTGCCGCCGCCGGAGCGTTGTACGTCTTGCTGCCCAACGTCGGCCTGCCGCCGTTCAGCGGGGTCGTCGTGATCTATGCGTTGGCGATGATCGCCGGGGCGCTGAGCCATGCGCCGGGCGGGCTCGGGGTGTTCGAGACCGTCGTTGTCGTCATGCTGCCGCACATGCCCAAGGAGGATGTGCTCGCGGCGCTGTTCATGTTCCGCGTGATGTACACGCTGATCCCGTTCTTCGTCGGGCTCGCCTTACTGGCGCGCACCGAACTCGTCGCGCTCAGCCGCCGTCGCGCCGCAGCGGCTGGTCACGCCGACGCCGCGCTCAGTCGCGGCGGAGAAGCGCCAGGCCGCTGA
- a CDS encoding family 1 glycosylhydrolase yields MTQSFLDIVQKAHGDGLYAGDEFGGARGHDGSGLPTGSDGNFMFATGIECSNPTIDNGRIRRDLLEECGHYDRWQEDLHLVRDMGLRALRYGLPIHRIFLGPGKYDWSFADLAMAEIKRLEIVPILDLLHFGLPDWLGDFQNPEFPLHFAAYCDAVAERYPWVRYYTPVNEIYVTARSSAKDGVWNEQLKSDRAFVTAIKHLAAASILGNQMIAARRPDCIIVQSESAEYIHEARATPSREIALVNKQRLISLDLLYAHHPDGEICQYLYDGGMTRDEYNWFMAGEPPGYQIMGNDYYGRNERIILPGGELCPAQDVLGWYQITSDYYARYKKPVMYTETNVFEADEAPTWLWKQWINVLRMRADGVPVLGFTWYSLVDQVDWDIGLAEKRGTVNECGLFDMDRKERAVGTSYRDLLKEFGQITIIPHGEMFELTRSPARLKVEV; encoded by the coding sequence ATGACCCAAAGCTTCCTCGACATCGTCCAGAAGGCGCACGGCGACGGCCTCTACGCGGGCGACGAGTTCGGCGGCGCGCGTGGCCACGACGGCAGCGGGCTGCCGACCGGGAGCGACGGCAATTTCATGTTCGCCACCGGCATCGAATGCTCGAACCCGACGATCGACAATGGCCGCATCCGCCGCGACCTGCTTGAGGAATGCGGCCACTACGACCGCTGGCAGGAGGATCTCCACCTCGTCCGCGACATGGGGCTGCGGGCATTGCGCTACGGCCTGCCGATCCACCGCATCTTCCTCGGCCCCGGCAAATACGACTGGAGCTTCGCCGATCTCGCGATGGCGGAGATCAAACGGCTCGAGATCGTGCCGATCCTCGACCTGCTCCACTTCGGCCTGCCCGACTGGCTCGGCGATTTCCAGAACCCCGAATTCCCGCTCCACTTCGCGGCCTATTGCGACGCGGTCGCCGAGCGCTACCCGTGGGTGCGCTATTACACCCCGGTCAACGAGATCTACGTTACCGCGCGCTCGTCGGCAAAGGACGGGGTATGGAACGAACAGCTCAAGTCCGACCGCGCGTTCGTCACCGCGATCAAGCATCTCGCCGCCGCATCGATCCTCGGCAACCAGATGATTGCCGCGCGGCGTCCCGACTGCATCATCGTCCAGTCCGAAAGCGCCGAATACATCCACGAGGCGCGGGCGACACCGTCGCGCGAGATTGCGCTGGTCAACAAGCAGCGCCTGATCTCGCTCGACCTGTTGTACGCGCACCATCCCGACGGCGAAATCTGCCAGTATCTCTACGACGGCGGCATGACCCGCGACGAATATAACTGGTTCATGGCGGGCGAGCCCCCCGGATACCAGATCATGGGCAACGACTATTACGGGCGCAACGAGCGGATCATCCTGCCCGGCGGCGAACTCTGCCCGGCGCAGGACGTCCTCGGCTGGTATCAGATTACCAGCGACTATTATGCGCGCTACAAGAAGCCGGTGATGTACACCGAAACCAACGTCTTCGAGGCCGACGAAGCCCCGACATGGCTGTGGAAGCAGTGGATCAACGTCCTCCGCATGCGCGCCGACGGCGTCCCCGTCCTCGGCTTCACCTGGTACAGCCTGGTCGACCAGGTCGACTGGGACATCGGCCTCGCGGAGAAGCGCGGCACGGTCAACGAATGCGGGCTGTTCGACATGGACCGCAAGGAGCGCGCCGTCGGCACGTCGTACCGCGACCTGCTCAAGGAGTTCGGCCAGATCACGATCATCCCGCACGGCGAGATGTTCGAGCTGACGCGGAGCCCGGCGCGGCTGAAGGTCGAGGTCTAG
- a CDS encoding MOSC domain-containing protein: MPSGFIKRPVPGPVAVTRNGIEGDEQGDLRVHGGHDKAVYGYAAEAYDYWRTAQPQHAERLGPGAMGENLTIAGFDEKTVHIGDKVRIGTALLEVTEPRQPCFKLALAFDDPRLVRAFTRAGRCGWYYRTLEPGLIATGDACECIDRPNPAWTVARLFEVIMARAFSPDTLAEMVAIEGLAEGWKLKALSGLALLRRD; this comes from the coding sequence GTGCCGAGCGGCTTCATCAAACGACCGGTGCCGGGGCCGGTCGCGGTCACCCGCAACGGCATCGAGGGTGATGAGCAGGGCGACCTCCGTGTCCACGGCGGGCACGACAAGGCGGTCTACGGCTATGCGGCCGAAGCGTATGACTATTGGCGCACGGCGCAGCCCCAGCATGCCGAACGCCTCGGCCCGGGTGCGATGGGCGAAAATCTGACGATCGCCGGATTCGACGAGAAGACAGTCCACATTGGCGACAAGGTCCGCATCGGCACCGCACTGCTCGAGGTCACCGAACCGCGCCAGCCATGCTTCAAGCTCGCGCTTGCGTTCGACGATCCCCGCCTCGTCCGCGCCTTCACCCGCGCGGGTCGCTGCGGATGGTATTACCGGACGCTCGAGCCCGGACTGATCGCCACCGGCGACGCCTGCGAGTGCATCGATCGCCCCAACCCGGCGTGGACGGTGGCGCGGCTGTTCGAAGTCATCATGGCGCGCGCCTTTTCCCCCGATACCCTCGCCGAGATGGTCGCGATCGAGGGGCTTGCCGAAGGCTGGAAGCTGAAGGCGCTCAGCGGCCTGGCGCTTCTCCGCCGCGACTGA
- a CDS encoding response regulator transcription factor: MKSVFVMNRLWNNVRHVYVVDNNGASRTRLFHVLVAQGFAVRLCSTGEQLTAGLIEFATGCIILDMVDTADGFDLISSLSASRPTLPVIAMTSAGDVTAAVRAMRAGAVDVIEKPVDENALLTSVRCALRELDDRVRDVDRRAIASERLAALTARENEVLRGLSAGRSNKLLAFDFGISVRTVEMHRSSMMERLGVRTLAEALFIAFDAASGTNARHAA; the protein is encoded by the coding sequence ATGAAATCGGTGTTTGTCATGAATAGATTATGGAACAATGTCCGGCATGTCTACGTTGTAGACAACAACGGCGCGTCACGCACGCGTTTGTTTCATGTTCTTGTGGCGCAGGGCTTCGCAGTCCGGCTATGCAGCACTGGCGAGCAACTAACCGCCGGGCTTATCGAATTTGCGACGGGGTGTATCATCCTCGACATGGTCGATACAGCGGATGGCTTCGACCTGATCTCGTCATTGTCGGCTTCGCGCCCGACGCTCCCGGTGATTGCCATGACGAGTGCCGGCGATGTCACCGCCGCCGTGCGCGCAATGCGGGCAGGGGCGGTCGACGTCATCGAGAAGCCGGTCGATGAGAATGCGTTGCTGACGAGTGTGCGCTGTGCCCTCCGCGAACTCGATGACCGGGTTCGGGATGTCGATCGCCGCGCCATCGCCAGCGAGCGGCTCGCGGCTTTGACTGCGCGCGAGAACGAAGTGTTGCGCGGCCTCTCTGCCGGGCGATCGAACAAGCTGCTGGCGTTCGACTTCGGGATCAGCGTCCGCACGGTCGAGATGCATCGGTCGAGCATGATGGAGCGGCTTGGCGTGCGCACCCTCGCCGAGGCGTTGTTCATTGCCTTCGACGCCGCGTCGGGGACGAACGCGCGGCATGCAGCATAG
- a CDS encoding gluconate 2-dehydrogenase subunit 3 family protein, whose translation MTWLYPAGSVGNLIASDHVAEPTRAALQKRMAAEPTAPRFFDAAEFDLLRAVCARLIVDVPQVDIAGAIDARLADGIGDGWRYDVLPSDDAAYRQGLRTIEATAKLLGGAPYVALAPDVQDAVLVSVQKSSRRWFEELLAEATETAYAHPAVQGAIGYAGFADVPGWAAIGLDERDAQEPVDE comes from the coding sequence GTGACCTGGCTTTATCCGGCCGGGTCGGTCGGCAATCTCATCGCCAGCGACCATGTCGCTGAACCGACGCGCGCGGCCTTGCAAAAGCGCATGGCCGCCGAACCGACGGCACCGCGCTTCTTCGACGCGGCCGAGTTCGACCTCCTGCGCGCAGTATGTGCGCGGCTGATCGTCGACGTGCCGCAGGTCGATATCGCGGGTGCGATCGATGCGCGGCTCGCGGACGGGATTGGCGACGGGTGGCGCTACGATGTGCTCCCGTCCGACGACGCGGCATATCGGCAAGGGCTGCGCACGATCGAAGCGACGGCGAAGCTGCTTGGCGGCGCGCCGTACGTCGCACTCGCGCCTGACGTGCAGGATGCGGTCCTCGTGAGCGTCCAGAAGTCGTCGCGACGGTGGTTCGAGGAACTGCTCGCCGAGGCGACCGAGACTGCGTACGCCCACCCGGCGGTGCAGGGTGCGATCGGCTATGCCGGTTTCGCCGACGTGCCGGGGTGGGCCGCGATCGGCCTCGACGAGCGCGATGCGCAGGAGCCGGTCGATGAATAA
- a CDS encoding PEP-CTERM sorting domain-containing protein → MNVLSKITMISLAAAGSLALATPAAAVTEIFASYLPTAAGSNMRYQKTGVGNGLIYTVSTPTSSSLGSTAVKFSFIGGPLASLGILDGSFVFSGIATDNPALSLGGLVIQTLDSGFFGFTYTGAATLHVGSKTYTTGANLLSGSFTGGQIFGTARGSSGSVTASTPPVSAVQYSSDFRTFDPLLDKDFALALTAITPFLSRVNSDNSINSFRAVSTGAFSTEVAAVPEPQVWGLLVAGFGLVGVRLRRRHNKVLAC, encoded by the coding sequence ATGAACGTCTTGTCAAAAATCACCATGATCTCCTTAGCCGCAGCAGGGAGCCTCGCGCTCGCCACGCCAGCCGCTGCGGTTACCGAAATCTTCGCATCGTATCTCCCGACCGCCGCTGGCTCGAACATGCGCTACCAGAAGACCGGTGTCGGCAACGGCCTGATCTACACCGTCTCGACCCCGACGTCGTCGTCGCTCGGCTCGACGGCGGTCAAATTCAGCTTCATCGGCGGGCCCCTGGCCTCGCTCGGGATCCTCGACGGCTCGTTCGTGTTCAGCGGCATCGCGACCGACAATCCCGCGCTGAGCCTCGGCGGCCTCGTCATCCAGACTCTCGACAGCGGCTTCTTCGGCTTCACCTACACCGGTGCAGCGACGCTCCATGTCGGGTCGAAGACGTATACGACGGGTGCCAACCTGTTGTCGGGCAGCTTCACCGGCGGCCAGATCTTCGGCACGGCGCGTGGCAGCTCGGGTTCGGTTACGGCTTCGACGCCCCCGGTCAGCGCGGTGCAGTATAGCTCCGACTTCCGCACCTTCGACCCGCTGCTCGACAAGGATTTCGCGCTCGCGCTCACCGCGATCACGCCGTTCCTTTCGCGCGTCAACTCCGACAACTCGATCAACAGCTTCCGCGCGGTTTCGACCGGAGCATTCTCGACCGAGGTCGCGGCGGTTCCCGAGCCGCAGGTTTGGGGCTTGCTGGTTGCGGGCTTCGGTCTCGTGGGAGTGCGTCTTCGGCGGCGCCATAACAAAGTCCTTGCTTGCTAA
- a CDS encoding SDR family oxidoreductase has protein sequence MTPEEITEEARPMASDFHGQQLPYPAKQSDVDPAPDSDLSNYRAAGKLTGKVAIITGGDSGIGRAVAMAFAMEGAQVAIVYNVNDDDAAETKRLVEGKGGECLVLKHDVRSSAECKAAVAATVERFGKLNILVNDAAFQHAAEKFEDITEENWKRTFETNIYGYFFMAQAAVPHLKKGDAIVNTGSIVGMTGLALLVDYTCTKGAIHSFTKSLALSLGDRGIRVNCVVPGPVWTPNIPGTMPANEVENFGHEVILKRPGQPEELAPAYVLLASSDGSFMTGALVEVTGGRLAAA, from the coding sequence ATGACCCCCGAAGAAATCACCGAAGAAGCGCGCCCGATGGCGAGCGACTTCCACGGCCAGCAATTGCCGTATCCGGCGAAGCAGTCCGACGTCGATCCCGCGCCCGATAGCGACCTGTCGAACTACCGCGCGGCAGGCAAGCTCACCGGCAAGGTTGCGATCATCACCGGCGGCGATTCGGGGATAGGGCGCGCGGTCGCGATGGCGTTCGCAATGGAGGGCGCGCAGGTCGCGATCGTCTATAACGTCAACGACGACGACGCGGCGGAAACCAAGCGGCTCGTCGAGGGGAAGGGGGGCGAATGCCTCGTCCTCAAGCACGACGTCCGCTCGTCGGCCGAGTGCAAGGCGGCGGTCGCGGCGACGGTCGAGCGCTTCGGCAAGCTCAATATCCTGGTGAACGACGCCGCCTTCCAGCATGCCGCCGAGAAGTTCGAGGACATCACCGAGGAAAATTGGAAGCGGACGTTCGAGACGAACATTTACGGCTATTTCTTCATGGCGCAGGCCGCGGTGCCGCACCTGAAAAAGGGCGACGCGATCGTAAACACCGGCAGCATCGTCGGCATGACCGGCCTTGCGCTGCTGGTCGATTACACCTGCACCAAGGGCGCGATCCACTCGTTCACCAAGAGTCTCGCGCTCAGCCTCGGCGACCGTGGCATCCGGGTGAACTGCGTCGTGCCTGGGCCGGTGTGGACGCCGAATATCCCGGGGACGATGCCGGCGAACGAGGTCGAGAATTTCGGCCACGAGGTCATCCTTAAACGCCCCGGCCAGCCCGAGGAACTCGCTCCCGCGTACGTCCTGCTCGCGTCGTCGGACGGCAGCTTCATGACCGGCGCGCTCGTCGAGGTCACCGGCGGAAGGCTTGCCGCGGCGTGA